The following are encoded in a window of Variovorax paradoxus genomic DNA:
- a CDS encoding helix-turn-helix domain-containing protein, whose amino-acid sequence MTITRHNSLHLWDDRFLYITPAIQSGLTARSSATLLASVSGRPFTLEAVDGTRVRCTAALVAPHVSRRLDVDGCGLLSLNLDPASSAYRMLSRHMGGHGIQPIDARRFGRTRDDFEPAQHGALSDRRLQRLSSTLVTSITESPELKAAIDPRIERVLQAIRAHAGQIPLRELSALAFLSPDRLTHLFAQQVGVSIKRYALWTKVRRTVQQFTERRPLTDVALVSGFTDAAHMSRTFQRYFGLSPSFLANQVRVTADAHASHAWGDATVH is encoded by the coding sequence ATGACCATTACGCGGCACAACTCCCTGCACCTGTGGGACGACAGGTTCCTCTACATCACCCCGGCGATCCAGTCGGGACTCACGGCCCGTTCGTCGGCCACGCTGCTGGCGTCGGTGAGCGGCCGCCCCTTCACGCTCGAGGCGGTCGACGGTACGCGCGTGCGCTGCACCGCCGCGCTGGTGGCGCCGCATGTGTCGCGCCGCCTCGACGTCGACGGCTGCGGGCTGCTGTCGCTCAACCTCGACCCGGCCTCCAGCGCCTACCGCATGCTGTCGCGGCACATGGGCGGCCACGGCATCCAGCCGATCGATGCGCGCCGCTTCGGTCGCACGCGCGACGACTTCGAACCGGCGCAGCATGGCGCGCTGTCCGACCGGCGCCTGCAGAGGCTGAGTTCGACGCTGGTCACGTCGATCACCGAGAGCCCCGAGCTGAAGGCGGCCATCGACCCCCGCATCGAGCGTGTACTGCAGGCCATCCGCGCGCATGCGGGGCAGATTCCGCTGCGCGAGCTGTCGGCGCTCGCCTTCCTCTCGCCCGACCGGCTCACGCATCTGTTCGCGCAGCAGGTGGGCGTGTCGATCAAGCGCTATGCGCTGTGGACCAAGGTGCGCCGCACGGTGCAGCAGTTCACCGAACGCCGCCCGCTGACCGACGTGGCGCTGGTCAGCGGCTTCACCGACGCGGCGCACATGAGCCGCACCTTTCAGCGCTACTTCGGCCTGTCGCCGTCGTTCCTAGCGAACCAGGTGCGCGTGACGGCCGACGCGCACGCGTCGCACGCGTGGGGCGACGCGACCGTCCACTGA
- a CDS encoding LysR substrate-binding domain-containing protein: MTQVMFDLDVLRTFSTGMALGSYARAADKLGRSTSAVSAQLKKLEAQAGTVLFRKEGRGLALTDAGETLLAYAHRMLELNDEASAALRGVDLQGWVRLGLQEDFGETLLPAVLGRFARAHPKVRIEACVARSGELRERLELGQLDLALAWDAGDQPLSPYAERVARLPLLWIGPTAPERVDAPWWTEREHRAGVRAVKSKEPLPLIMLDAPCPLREIVITALDRAGLPWRRAFGSASLAALWAATSAGLGLTVRTPFGLPSHVRTLDRSVLSLPALPQISLVLYRAQARAEAPASRLATLLLEAVRQHAQLQTVQPR, translated from the coding sequence ATGACCCAGGTGATGTTCGATCTCGACGTGCTGCGCACCTTCTCCACCGGCATGGCGCTCGGCAGCTATGCGCGCGCGGCCGACAAGCTGGGCCGCTCGACCTCGGCCGTGAGCGCGCAGCTCAAGAAGCTGGAGGCGCAGGCCGGCACCGTGCTGTTCCGCAAGGAGGGCCGGGGCCTGGCGCTCACCGATGCCGGCGAAACGCTGCTGGCCTACGCGCACCGCATGCTCGAACTCAACGACGAGGCCAGCGCCGCCCTGCGCGGCGTCGACCTGCAGGGCTGGGTGCGGCTGGGCCTGCAGGAAGACTTCGGCGAGACGCTGCTGCCCGCCGTGCTCGGCCGCTTTGCGCGCGCACACCCCAAGGTGCGCATCGAGGCCTGCGTGGCCCGCAGTGGCGAGCTGCGCGAGCGGCTCGAACTCGGCCAGCTCGACCTGGCACTCGCATGGGACGCGGGCGACCAGCCGCTGTCGCCGTATGCCGAGCGCGTGGCGCGGCTGCCGCTGCTGTGGATCGGCCCGACCGCGCCCGAGCGCGTCGATGCGCCCTGGTGGACCGAGCGCGAGCACCGCGCGGGCGTTCGCGCGGTCAAGAGCAAGGAGCCGCTGCCGCTCATCATGCTCGACGCCCCGTGCCCGCTGCGCGAGATCGTCATCACCGCGCTCGACCGCGCCGGCCTGCCGTGGCGCCGCGCCTTCGGAAGTGCCAGCCTGGCCGCGCTGTGGGCCGCGACCTCGGCCGGCCTGGGCCTGACCGTGCGCACGCCGTTCGGGCTGCCCTCGCATGTGCGCACGCTCGACCGCTCGGTGCTTTCGCTGCCGGCGTTGCCGCAGATCTCGCTCGTGCTGTACCGCGCGCAGGCCCGCGCCGAGGCGCCGGCGAGCCGGCTGGCCACGCTGCTGCTGGAGGCGGTGCGCCAGCACGCGCAGTTGCAGACGGTGCAGCCCCGCTGA
- a CDS encoding MFS transporter: MTHSTVSSPAFSPRHRWKVLSAGVAANAAFSVAFSGIPMTAVLMRTGYQLDNAALGLVLGLMGLGIAVSELPWGLLTDRWGDRPVLLAGLGSTAIALVAMALWAAPGHGHIPGLGVLGAGLLLVGLLGGSVNGASGRAVMTWFDASERGLAMSIRQTAVPLGGGIGALVLPFVALHFGFAALYGLLALLCALSAAMSWAWVHEPPIAPRHANAEAAAPKSGPLRDVRVWRIVAGIGILCAPQFAVLSFGTVFLHDFGHVGLGTITAAMVFVQIGAMAMRVWSGRWTDRRRNRPAYLRACSALSVALFAGLAALVMAAGTEAPSPALRGALIALLAVSGVCVSAWHGVAYTELATLAGAARAGTALGMANTSVFLVCFVTPFSIPHLLALQGWPLVWLAASACALVAVPLLAPRIAVANQKVAKTALSRST; encoded by the coding sequence ATGACACATTCGACCGTTTCTTCCCCCGCGTTTTCACCCCGCCACCGCTGGAAGGTGCTCTCCGCCGGCGTGGCCGCCAACGCGGCCTTCTCGGTCGCCTTCAGCGGCATCCCCATGACCGCCGTGCTCATGCGCACCGGCTACCAGCTCGACAACGCCGCGCTCGGCCTGGTGCTCGGCCTCATGGGCCTGGGCATCGCCGTGAGCGAGCTGCCCTGGGGCCTGCTGACCGACCGCTGGGGCGACCGGCCCGTGCTGCTGGCCGGGCTCGGCAGCACGGCGATCGCGCTGGTGGCGATGGCGCTGTGGGCTGCGCCTGGGCACGGCCACATTCCCGGCCTTGGCGTGCTCGGTGCGGGGCTGCTGCTGGTCGGTCTGCTCGGCGGCAGCGTGAACGGCGCCAGCGGGCGCGCGGTGATGACCTGGTTCGACGCCAGCGAGCGCGGCCTCGCCATGAGCATCCGACAGACCGCTGTGCCGCTGGGCGGCGGCATCGGTGCGCTGGTGCTGCCTTTCGTCGCCCTGCACTTCGGCTTTGCCGCGCTGTACGGCCTGCTCGCGCTGCTGTGCGCGCTGAGCGCGGCGATGAGCTGGGCCTGGGTGCACGAGCCGCCCATTGCGCCTCGTCATGCAAACGCAGAAGCTGCCGCGCCGAAGTCCGGCCCGCTGCGCGATGTGCGCGTGTGGCGCATCGTGGCCGGCATCGGCATCCTGTGCGCGCCGCAGTTCGCGGTGCTCTCCTTCGGCACGGTGTTCCTGCACGACTTCGGCCATGTGGGGCTGGGCACGATCACCGCCGCGATGGTCTTCGTGCAGATCGGCGCGATGGCGATGCGCGTGTGGAGCGGCCGCTGGACCGACCGCCGCCGCAACCGCCCGGCCTACCTGCGGGCCTGCAGCGCGCTCAGCGTGGCGCTGTTCGCGGGCCTGGCTGCGCTGGTGATGGCGGCGGGCACCGAGGCGCCATCACCCGCGCTGCGCGGGGCGCTGATCGCGCTGCTGGCCGTGAGCGGCGTGTGCGTGTCGGCTTGGCACGGCGTGGCCTACACCGAGCTGGCCACGCTGGCCGGCGCGGCGCGCGCCGGCACCGCGCTGGGCATGGCGAACACCAGCGTGTTCCTCGTGTGCTTCGTCACGCCCTTCTCGATTCCGCACCTGCTGGCGCTGCAGGGCTGGCCGCTCGTGTGGCTGGCGGCCAGTGCGTGTGCGCTGGTGGCCGTTCCGTTGCTCGCGCCACGGATCGCCGTGGCGAATCAGAAGGTCGCGAAGACGGCGTTGAGCCGGTCGACGTAG
- a CDS encoding adenosine deaminase produces the protein MTDFSRPLFDPSFAQRIPAERLPELLRAMPKAELHMHIEGSLEPELIFALAQRNGVSIPYASVEELRKAYAFTNLQTFLDIYYAGASVLLKEQDFYDMAWAYLERAAADHVVHTEMFFDPQTHTARGVAMDTVVNGLHRACVDALPKLGVSASLILCFLRHLSEEEAFETLEQALPYRDKFIGVGLDSSEVGHPPEKFARVFARCCELGFHLVAHAGEEGPPAYVWSALDVLKVERVDHGVQSAKDPALMKRLAQDRIPLTVCPLSNLKLCVFPDLSQHNLGALLETGLVATVNSDDPAYFGGYMNQNFTQTFAATGLGVQQAWQLAANSFEGSFIDAAAKRAYVDRLNAVFATF, from the coding sequence ATGACCGATTTCAGCCGCCCCCTGTTCGACCCGAGCTTCGCGCAGCGCATTCCCGCCGAACGCCTGCCCGAGCTGCTGCGCGCCATGCCCAAGGCCGAGCTGCACATGCACATCGAAGGCTCGCTCGAGCCCGAGCTGATCTTTGCGCTCGCGCAGCGAAACGGTGTCTCGATTCCGTATGCCAGCGTCGAAGAACTGCGCAAGGCCTACGCCTTCACCAACCTGCAGACCTTTCTGGACATCTACTACGCCGGCGCCAGCGTGCTGCTGAAAGAGCAGGACTTCTACGACATGGCCTGGGCCTACCTGGAGCGCGCCGCCGCCGACCATGTGGTGCACACCGAGATGTTCTTCGACCCGCAGACGCACACGGCGCGCGGCGTGGCGATGGACACGGTGGTCAACGGCCTGCACCGCGCCTGTGTCGATGCGCTGCCGAAGCTGGGCGTGAGCGCCTCGCTCATCCTGTGCTTCCTGCGCCACCTGAGCGAGGAAGAAGCCTTCGAGACGCTGGAGCAGGCACTGCCGTACCGCGACAAATTCATCGGCGTGGGGCTCGACTCGAGCGAGGTCGGCCACCCGCCCGAGAAGTTCGCGCGCGTGTTCGCGCGCTGCTGCGAGCTGGGCTTCCACCTCGTCGCACATGCGGGCGAAGAGGGCCCGCCGGCCTACGTGTGGAGCGCGCTCGACGTGCTGAAGGTCGAGCGCGTCGACCACGGCGTGCAGAGCGCCAAAGACCCGGCGCTGATGAAGCGGCTGGCGCAAGACCGCATTCCGCTCACCGTGTGCCCGCTGTCGAACCTCAAGCTGTGCGTGTTCCCCGACCTGTCGCAGCACAACCTCGGCGCGCTGCTCGAGACGGGGCTGGTCGCCACCGTCAATTCGGACGACCCGGCCTACTTCGGCGGCTACATGAACCAGAACTTCACGCAGACCTTTGCAGCGACGGGGCTCGGCGTGCAGCAGGCCTGGCAGCTCGCGGCGAACAGCTTCGAGGGCAGCTTCATCGACGCGGCGGCCAAGCGCGCCTACGTCGACCGGCTCAACGCCGTCTTCGCGACCTTCTGA
- the fabA gene encoding 3-hydroxyacyl-[acyl-carrier-protein] dehydratase FabA: protein MTLQNAFTREDLLRCSRGELFGPGNAQLPAPNMLMVDRITHISAEGGTYGKGELTAELDITPDLWFFACHFEGDPVMPGCLGLDAMWQLVGFFLGWQGLPGRGRALGSGEVKFTGQVLPTAKLVTYSIQIKRVLKGKLNLAIADGSVSVDGRQIYTAEGLRVGVFTSTDNF, encoded by the coding sequence ATGACCCTACAAAACGCCTTCACCCGCGAAGACCTGCTGCGCTGCAGCCGCGGCGAACTGTTCGGCCCCGGCAACGCACAGCTGCCCGCCCCGAACATGCTGATGGTGGACCGCATCACCCACATCAGCGCCGAGGGCGGCACCTATGGCAAGGGCGAACTCACGGCCGAACTCGACATCACGCCCGACCTGTGGTTTTTCGCCTGCCACTTCGAGGGCGACCCGGTCATGCCGGGCTGCCTGGGCCTGGACGCCATGTGGCAGCTGGTCGGCTTCTTCCTTGGCTGGCAAGGCCTGCCGGGCCGCGGCCGCGCCCTGGGCTCGGGCGAAGTGAAGTTCACGGGCCAGGTCTTGCCGACCGCCAAGCTCGTCACCTACAGCATCCAGATCAAGCGCGTGCTCAAGGGCAAGCTCAACCTGGCCATCGCCGACGGCTCGGTGAGCGTCGACGGCCGCCAGATCTACACCGCCGAGGGCCTGCGGGTCGGCGTATTCACTTCCACCGACAACTTCTGA
- the fabB gene encoding beta-ketoacyl-ACP synthase I, with the protein MRRVVITGLGIVSCLGNDKETVSANLRASRPGIRFQPAYAEMGLRSQVAGSIDLPLEDLIDRKLYRFVGHAAAYAYLAMKDAIADAGLTEEQVSNPRTGLIAGSGGASTLNQMEALDLLREKGVKRVGPYRVTRTMSSTVSACLATPFKIKGLNYSIASACATSAHCIGNAMEQIQMGKQDIVFAGGGEEEHWTQSFLFDAMGALSTKYNDTPEKASRAYDAGRDGFVIAGGGGMVVVEALDHALARGAKIYAEIVGYGATSDGYDMVAPSGEGAVRCMQMAMSTVDTPIDYLNTHGTSTPVGDAMEMKGVREVFGDKAPAISSTKSLSGHSLGAAGVHEAIYCLLMMEGNFMAGSANIEALDPEVADMPILTATRENATVDTVMSNSFGFGGTNATLVLKRWKDA; encoded by the coding sequence ATGCGACGCGTCGTCATCACCGGTCTGGGCATCGTTTCGTGCCTGGGCAACGACAAGGAGACCGTCTCCGCCAACCTGCGCGCCAGCCGCCCCGGCATCCGGTTCCAGCCGGCCTATGCCGAGATGGGCCTGCGCAGCCAGGTGGCCGGCTCCATCGACCTTCCCCTCGAAGACCTCATCGACCGCAAGCTGTATCGCTTCGTCGGCCACGCGGCGGCGTATGCCTACCTGGCCATGAAGGACGCCATTGCCGATGCCGGCCTGACCGAGGAGCAGGTGTCCAACCCGCGCACCGGCCTCATCGCCGGCTCGGGCGGCGCCTCCACGCTGAACCAGATGGAAGCGCTCGACCTGCTGCGCGAAAAGGGCGTCAAGCGCGTCGGCCCCTACCGCGTGACGCGGACCATGAGCAGCACCGTGTCCGCCTGCCTGGCCACGCCCTTCAAGATCAAGGGCCTGAACTACTCCATCGCGTCGGCCTGCGCCACCAGCGCGCACTGCATCGGCAACGCCATGGAGCAGATCCAGATGGGCAAGCAGGACATCGTGTTCGCCGGCGGCGGTGAAGAAGAGCACTGGACCCAGTCGTTCCTGTTCGACGCCATGGGCGCGCTGTCCACCAAGTACAACGACACGCCCGAAAAGGCCTCGCGCGCCTACGACGCCGGGCGCGACGGTTTCGTCATCGCCGGCGGCGGCGGCATGGTGGTGGTCGAGGCGCTCGACCACGCACTGGCACGCGGCGCAAAAATCTACGCCGAAATCGTCGGCTACGGCGCCACCTCCGACGGCTACGACATGGTCGCGCCCAGTGGCGAAGGCGCCGTGCGCTGCATGCAGATGGCCATGTCCACCGTCGACACGCCCATCGATTACCTCAACACCCACGGCACCTCGACGCCCGTCGGCGACGCCATGGAAATGAAGGGCGTGCGCGAGGTCTTCGGCGACAAGGCGCCGGCCATCAGCTCCACCAAGAGCCTGTCGGGCCACTCGCTGGGCGCCGCCGGCGTGCACGAGGCGATCTACTGCCTGCTGATGATGGAAGGCAACTTCATGGCCGGCTCCGCCAACATCGAAGCGCTCGACCCCGAAGTGGCCGACATGCCGATCCTCACCGCGACGCGCGAGAACGCCACCGTCGACACCGTGATGAGTAACAGCTTCGGCTTCGGCGGCACCAACGCCACGCTGGTGCTCAAGCGCTGGAAGGACGCGTAA
- a CDS encoding nuclear transport factor 2 family protein → MAIDNTLSTWHRLVKSRDVAGLDALLADDAVFLSPVVHRPQVGKAITQQYLAAAFQVFFNESFRYVRELQGPNDAVLEFELELDGIAINGVDMMKWNADGQITEFKVMLRPLKAVNLIHQKMAAQLQAAAPQA, encoded by the coding sequence ATGGCGATCGACAACACCCTTTCCACCTGGCACCGGCTCGTCAAGTCACGCGACGTCGCGGGGCTCGATGCCCTGCTGGCCGACGACGCCGTCTTCCTGTCGCCCGTGGTGCACCGGCCGCAGGTCGGCAAGGCCATCACCCAGCAGTACCTCGCCGCGGCGTTCCAGGTCTTCTTCAACGAGAGCTTCCGCTACGTGCGTGAGCTCCAGGGCCCGAACGATGCGGTGCTCGAGTTCGAACTCGAGCTGGACGGCATCGCCATCAACGGCGTCGACATGATGAAGTGGAACGCCGACGGGCAGATCACCGAGTTCAAGGTGATGCTGCGCCCGCTGAAGGCAGTGAACCTGATCCACCAGAAGATGGCGGCGCAGTTGCAGGCGGCTGCCCCGCAAGCCTGA
- a CDS encoding BMP family ABC transporter substrate-binding protein has protein sequence MNDLNKRSLLKLAALTAVASAALIGCGKKEEAAAPAAPPAPAPAAAPAPAPAAPLNIAFAYVGPVGDGGWSFAHDNARKALEKEFGDKIKTTFVESVPESADAERVFRDFVGQGNKLIFGTTFGYMEPMLKVANDSKDVKFEHATGYKTAENMRTYDSRTYEGAYMAGVIAGSMTKSNTLGVVGSVPIPEVLRNINSFTLGAQSVNPKITTKVVWVNEWFSPPKETEAATALINGGADVLFQNTDSPAVLKTAQEKGKRAFGWDSDMTAYGPKAHLGSAIINWAPYYIKTTQDALDGKWATGQTWWGVKEGAIDIVSIAEDVPAETKAKVDEIKKGLKDGSFSIWKGPIVGQDGKELIAKDAVADDKFLSGVNFYVKGVEGKVPGGDKK, from the coding sequence ATGAATGATCTGAACAAGCGTTCCCTGCTCAAGCTCGCGGCACTCACCGCGGTGGCTTCGGCGGCCCTCATCGGCTGCGGCAAGAAGGAAGAGGCGGCCGCTCCCGCTGCACCGCCGGCACCGGCGCCCGCAGCCGCTCCGGCCCCTGCACCGGCCGCTCCGCTGAACATCGCTTTCGCCTATGTCGGCCCCGTGGGCGACGGCGGCTGGTCGTTCGCGCACGACAACGCACGCAAGGCGCTCGAGAAGGAATTCGGCGACAAGATCAAGACCACTTTTGTCGAAAGCGTGCCCGAGTCGGCCGACGCCGAGCGCGTGTTCCGCGACTTCGTGGGCCAGGGCAACAAGCTGATCTTCGGCACCACCTTCGGCTACATGGAACCCATGCTCAAGGTCGCCAACGACAGCAAGGACGTGAAGTTCGAGCATGCCACCGGCTACAAGACCGCCGAGAACATGCGCACCTACGACAGCCGCACCTACGAAGGCGCGTACATGGCCGGCGTGATCGCCGGTTCGATGACCAAGAGCAACACGCTGGGCGTGGTCGGCTCGGTGCCGATTCCCGAAGTGCTGCGCAACATCAACAGCTTCACGCTGGGCGCGCAGTCGGTCAACCCGAAGATCACGACCAAGGTCGTGTGGGTGAACGAGTGGTTCAGCCCGCCCAAGGAAACCGAAGCCGCCACCGCCCTCATCAACGGCGGCGCCGACGTGCTGTTCCAGAACACCGACTCGCCGGCCGTGCTGAAGACCGCCCAAGAGAAGGGCAAGCGCGCCTTCGGCTGGGACTCCGACATGACCGCCTACGGCCCGAAGGCCCACCTGGGCTCGGCCATCATCAACTGGGCGCCGTACTACATCAAGACCACGCAAGACGCGCTGGACGGCAAGTGGGCCACCGGCCAGACCTGGTGGGGCGTGAAGGAAGGCGCGATCGACATCGTCTCGATCGCCGAAGACGTGCCGGCCGAAACCAAGGCCAAGGTCGACGAAATCAAGAAGGGCCTGAAGGACGGCAGCTTCTCGATCTGGAAGGGCCCGATCGTCGGCCAGGACGGCAAGGAGCTGATCGCCAAGGACGCGGTCGCCGACGACAAGTTCCTGTCGGGCGTCAACTTCTACGTCAAGGGCGTCGAAGGCAAGGTGCCGGGCGGCGACAAGAAGTAA
- a CDS encoding ABC transporter permease has translation MESYALLLGSTLSAGTVLAIAALGLLINEKAGIVNLGAEGMMLCAAIAGFATVVITHNPWLGFLAGMAAGALLAAFFGVLVIWLNTNQYATGLALSLFGVGFSAFAGISFVQAKLPESTPFAIPVLADIPLAGPALFRHHPMVYVAVLLTIGLIWFLYRTRAGLVLRSVGESPESAHALGYPVRRIRFLAVIAGGALCGLAGAYLSTVYTPLWVEGMVAGRGWIALALTTFATWRPIRVLLGAYLFGGVSMLGFHLQSSGVDVPSQFLSMAQYIAPIVVLALISRNPAFIRINMPASMGKPFYPGS, from the coding sequence ATGGAAAGCTACGCACTCCTGCTGGGCTCGACCCTGAGCGCGGGCACCGTGCTCGCCATCGCGGCGCTGGGCCTGCTGATCAACGAGAAGGCCGGCATCGTCAACCTCGGCGCCGAGGGCATGATGCTGTGCGCCGCCATCGCGGGCTTTGCGACGGTGGTCATCACGCACAACCCCTGGCTCGGCTTTTTGGCCGGCATGGCGGCCGGTGCGCTGCTCGCCGCGTTCTTCGGCGTGCTCGTGATCTGGCTCAACACCAACCAGTACGCGACGGGCCTGGCGCTGAGCCTGTTCGGCGTCGGCTTCTCGGCCTTCGCCGGCATCAGCTTCGTGCAGGCCAAGCTGCCCGAGAGCACGCCCTTCGCCATTCCCGTGCTGGCCGACATTCCGCTGGCCGGCCCGGCGCTGTTCCGGCATCACCCGATGGTGTACGTGGCCGTGCTGCTGACCATCGGGCTCATCTGGTTCTTGTACCGCACCCGCGCCGGCCTCGTGCTGCGTTCGGTGGGCGAGTCGCCCGAGTCGGCGCATGCACTGGGCTACCCGGTGCGGCGCATCCGCTTCCTCGCGGTGATCGCGGGCGGCGCGCTGTGCGGGCTGGCGGGCGCGTACCTGTCGACCGTGTACACGCCGCTGTGGGTCGAAGGCATGGTTGCCGGCCGCGGCTGGATCGCGCTGGCGCTGACCACCTTCGCCACCTGGCGGCCCATTCGCGTGCTGCTCGGCGCCTACCTGTTCGGCGGTGTTTCGATGCTCGGTTTTCACCTGCAGAGCAGCGGTGTCGACGTGCCCTCGCAGTTCCTCAGCATGGCCCAGTACATCGCGCCGATCGTGGTGCTGGCGCTGATCTCGCGCAACCCCGCCTTCATCCGCATCAACATGCCGGCGTCGATGGGGAAACCGTTCTACCCCGGCTCATAA
- a CDS encoding ABC transporter permease, which yields MLKLEPRPELSRFWSFASPILALLITVLIGVALFAALGKDPVKGLQVFFYEPIKSGYAIGELMVKATPLLIIALGLAVCFRSNVWNIGAEGQFVCGAIAAGGVALLADKSTGSWIVVAILLAGIAGGMVWAGIVAFLRDKFNANEILVSLMLVYVATLMLSYLVFGPWKDPQGYNFPQTKTFEAVTQIPRLMKGSRVSIGLIIALVGAGALWVFLFRTRAGFAQQVGGLAPAAARYAGFSARRAVWIALLTSGGAAGLAGALEVAGPIGQLTPYVPAGYGFAAIIVAFVGRLHPVGMIFSAILMSMFYIGGELAQSRLGLPKSLTGVFQGLLLFTLLACDTLIAYRIRRKAGAKAATATMTTASLQASTPITAPVQATTRATEGGH from the coding sequence ATGCTCAAGCTTGAACCCCGCCCGGAGCTGTCGCGCTTCTGGAGCTTTGCCTCGCCGATCCTGGCGCTGCTGATCACCGTGCTCATCGGCGTGGCGCTGTTCGCCGCGCTCGGCAAGGACCCGGTCAAGGGTCTGCAGGTGTTCTTCTACGAACCGATCAAGAGCGGCTACGCCATCGGCGAGCTGATGGTGAAGGCCACGCCGCTGCTCATCATTGCACTCGGCCTGGCCGTGTGCTTTCGCTCCAATGTGTGGAACATCGGCGCCGAAGGGCAGTTCGTCTGTGGCGCCATCGCGGCGGGCGGCGTGGCGCTGCTGGCCGACAAGAGCACCGGCAGCTGGATCGTCGTGGCCATCTTGCTGGCGGGCATCGCCGGCGGCATGGTGTGGGCGGGCATCGTCGCGTTCCTGCGCGACAAGTTCAACGCCAACGAAATCCTCGTGAGCCTGATGCTGGTCTACGTGGCCACGCTGATGTTGAGCTACCTGGTCTTCGGCCCCTGGAAAGATCCGCAGGGCTACAACTTTCCGCAGACCAAGACCTTCGAGGCGGTGACGCAGATACCGCGGCTCATGAAGGGCTCGCGCGTGTCGATCGGGCTGATCATCGCGCTGGTCGGCGCGGGCGCGCTGTGGGTGTTTTTGTTCCGCACGCGGGCGGGCTTCGCGCAGCAGGTCGGCGGGCTGGCGCCCGCGGCGGCGCGCTATGCCGGCTTCTCGGCACGCCGCGCCGTGTGGATCGCGCTGCTCACCTCGGGTGGCGCGGCCGGCCTGGCGGGCGCGCTCGAAGTGGCAGGACCCATCGGCCAGCTCACGCCGTACGTGCCCGCGGGCTACGGCTTCGCAGCCATCATCGTGGCCTTCGTCGGGCGGCTGCATCCGGTGGGCATGATCTTCTCGGCCATCCTGATGAGCATGTTCTACATCGGCGGCGAACTCGCGCAGTCGCGCCTGGGCCTGCCGAAGTCGCTCACCGGCGTGTTCCAGGGCCTGCTGCTGTTCACGCTCTTGGCCTGCGACACGCTCATCGCCTACCGCATCCGCCGCAAGGCCGGCGCCAAGGCCGCGACCGCCACCATGACCACGGCCTCGCTGCAGGCCAGCACGCCGATCACCGCACCTGTACAGGCCACGACACGCGCCACCGAAGGGGGTCACTGA